The DNA region CGGCCCTGGACGGAGCCCCGCTGGAGGCGCTGCTCAAGGTCTGAGCAACCCCTGAGGCGCCCGTACGACACGCCTGAGGCACCTGTAGGACACCGCGGAGGCGGGCCCGGAGGAATCCGGTGCCCGCCTCTCGCGTTTCTCCCGTAGAGGGCGGTCTCACCGGCCGAAGGCGAGTCCGCAGCCCAGGATCGCTACCATGGGGTCTCCGGAGCCTGACCGGGGACCCGGATCGCGCACGAGGAGTCCTCTTGCCAGACGAGGCCCAGCCACTCACCGCCGCCAAGACCGAGAAGTCCGCGGCGCCCGCAGGCACGCCCGCACCGACCGCGAGCACGCCCGCGAAGAACGGCTCCGCCGAGCCCGCGGCCGGAGCCAAGGCGGCTGAGCAGCCACGCCCCGAGCCGGCCGCCCCCGAGCGCCAGGCAGCACCCGCGTCGGCGGCCCGCCCCACGGCCGGTCAGCCCGCACGCTCCGGCGGCGGCTCCTCCAACCGTGTGCGCGCCCGGCTGGCCCGTCTCGGCGTCCAGCGGTCCAACCCGTACAACCCGGTCCTGGAGCCCCTGCTGCGGATAGTGCGCAGCAACGACCCGAAGATCGAGACGTCCACGCTCCGCCAGGTCGAGCGCGCCTACCAGGTCGCCGAGCGCTGGCACCGAGGCCAGAAGCGCAAGAGCGGCGACCCGTACATCACGCACCCGCTCGCCGTGACGACGATCCTCGCCGAGCTGGGCATGGACCCGGCCACGCTGATGGCGGGCCTGCTGCACGACACCGTCGAGGACACCGAGTACGGCCTGGACACCCTCAAGCGGGACTTCGGCGACCAGGTCGCGCTGCTCGTCGACGGCGTCACCAAGCTCGACAAGGTCAAGTTCGGCGAGGCCGCCCAGGCCGAGACCGTCCGCAAGATGGTCGTCGCCATGGCCAAGGACCCCCGCGTCCTGGTCATCAAGCTCGCCGACCGCCTGCACAACATGCGCACCATGCGCTACCTCAAGCGCGAGAAGCAGGAGAAGAAGGCCCGCGAGACGCTGGAGATCTACGCTCCGCTGGCGCACCGCCTGGGCATGAACACCATCAAGTGGGAGCTGGAGGACCTCGCCTTCGCGATCCTCTACCCCAAGATGTACGACGAGATCGTGCGTCTGGTCGCCGAGCGCGCCCCCAAGCGCGACGAGTACCTCGCCATAGTGACCGACGAGGTCCAGTCCGACCTGCGCGCGGCCCGCATCAAGGCGACCGTAACCGGCCGCCCGAAGCACTACTACAGCGTCTACCAGAAGATGATCGTCCGCGGCCGTGACTTCGCGGAGATCTACGACCTGGTGGGCATCCGCGTCCTCGTCGACACGGTCCGCGACTGCTATGCGGCACTGGGCACCGTCCACGCCCGCTGGAACCCGGTTCCGGGGCGGTTCAAGGACTACATCGCGATGCCCAAGTTCAACATGTACCAGTCGCTGCACACGACGGTGATCGGTCCGAACGGCAAGCCGGTCGAACTCCAGATCCGTACGTTCGACATGCACCGCCGCGCCGAGTACGGCATCGCCGCGCACTGGAAGTACAAGCAGGAGCCCTCCGCCGGCGCCTCCAAGGTGCGCACGGACGCGCCCAGGGGCCTCGGCAAGGACAAGGACGCCGTCAACGACATGGCGTGGCTGCGCCAGTTGCTCGACTGGCAGAAGGAGACCGAGGACCCCAGCGAGTTCCTGGAGTCCCTGCGCTTCGACCTGTCCCGCAACGAGGTCTTCGTCTTCACGCCGAAGGGCGACGTCATAGCGCTCCCGGCCGGGGCGACGCCGGTGGACTTCGCGTACGCGGTCCACACGGAGGTCGGCCACCGGACTATAGGAGCGAGGGTCAACGGACGCCTCGTACCGCTCGAATCCACCCTGGACAACGGCGACCTGGTCGAGGTCTTCACCTCGAAGGCGGCCGGCGCGGGCCCGTCACGCGACTGGCTGGGCTTCGTCAAGTCCCCGCGGGCCCGCAACAAGATCCGCGCCTGGTTCTCCAAGGAGCGCCGCGACGAGGCGATCGAGCAGGGCAAGGACGCCATCGCGCGCGCCATGCGCAAGCAGAACCTGCCGATCCAGCGCATCCTCACCGGCGACTCCCTGGTCACGCTCGCGCACGAGATGCGCTACCCCGACATCTCGTCCCTGTACGCGGCGATCGGCGAGGGCCATGTGGCCGCGCAGGGTGTCGTACAGAAGCTCGTCCAGGCGCTCGGCGGCGAGGAGGCGGCCACCGAGGAGATCGACGAGAGCGTCCCGCCGGCCCGCGGCCGCGGTCGCAAACGCCGGTCGAACGCCGACCCGGGTGTCGTCGTCAAGGGCGTCGACGACGTGTGGGTCAAGCTGGCCCGCTGTTGTACGCCTGTTCCCGGCGACCCCATCATGGGCTTCGTGACGCGCGGCAGCGGGGTGTCGGTCCACCGCAACGACTGCGTCAACGTCGACTCGTTGTCCCGTGAGCCCGAGCGCATCCTCGAGGTCGAGTGGGCCCCCACCCAGTCGTCGGTCTTCCTCGTCGCCATCCAGGTCGAGGCCCTGGACCGCTCACGGCTCCTGTCGGACGTCACGAGGATCCTGTCCGACCAGCACGTCAACATCCTGTCGGCGGCCGTCCAGACGTCCCGCGACCGGGTGGCCACCTCCCGCTTCACCTTCGAGATGGGCGATCCGAAGCACCTGGGCCACGTCCTGAAGGCGGTCAGGGGAGTCGAGGGCGTGTACGACGTGTACCGGGTGACATCGGCGCGCAGGCCGTAGACGGTCCGGCCTCAATCGGCCACTACGTAGAGGGGGCTTCCGTACGAAACGTACGGAAGCCCCCTCTACGTAGAAGCGGAAAACCATGGAGGGGCTCAGCGGCCCCGCCCCGGTGGTCTCAGCCGCCGAACTCCTGCAGACCCTTCAGCGCCTGCTCAAGGAGCGCCTGGCGGCCGTCGAGCTCCTTCTGGAGCTTGTCGGCCCGTGCGTTGTTGCCGGAGGACCGCGCCGACTCGATCTGGCCCTGCAGCTTGTCCACGGCCGCCTGGAGCTGCCCGGTCAGGCCCTCGGCACGCGCGCGTGCCTCCGGGTTCGTCCGGCGCCACTCGGTCTCCTCGGACTCCTGGAGGGCCCGCTCCACCGTGTGCATCCGGCCCTCGACCTTCGGGCGGGCGTCGCGCGGCACATGGCCGATGGCCTCCCACCGCTCGTTGATCGAGCGGAAGGCGGCCCGCGCCGCCTTCAGGTCCTGCACCGGGAGGAGCTTCTCGGCCTCCTCGGCCAGCTCCTCCTTGAGCTTCAGGTTCTCCGTCTGCTCCGCGTCCCGCTCGGCGAAGACCGAGCTGCGCGCCGCGAAGAACACGTCCTGGGCACCGCGGAAGCGGTTCCACAGGTCGTCCTCGTGCTCGCGCTGGGCGCGGCCCGCGGCCTTCCAGTCCGCCATCAGCTCGCGGTAGCGGGCGGCCGTCGGACCCCAGTCCGTCGAGCCGGACAGCGACTCGGCCTCCGCGACCAGCTTCTCCTTGGTCTTGCGGGCCTCCTCGCGCTGCGCGTCCAGCGACGCGAAGTGCGCCTTGCGGCGCTTGGAGAACGCCGAGCGCGCGTGCGAGAAGCGGTGCCACAGCTCGTCGTCGGACTTCCGGTCGAGCCGGGGCAGACCCTTCCACGTGTCCACGAGCGCCCGCAGCCGCTCACCGGCGGCCCGCCACTGGTCGGACTGGGCCAGCTCCTCCGCCTCGGCGACCAGCGCCTCCTTGGAGTGCCGGGCCTCGTCGGACTGCTTCGCCCGCTGCGCCTTGCGCTCCTCGCGGCGTGCCTCGACCGTCTCTACGAGCTTGTCCAGCCGCACCTTCAGCGCGTCCAGATCCCCGACCGCGTGGTGGGCGTCCACCTGCTCGCGAATGTGGTCGATGGCGATCTGGGCGTCCTTCGCCGACAGGTCGGTGGTCTTCACTCGTCGCTCGAGGAGGCCGATCTCGACGACCAGGCCCTCGTACTTGCGCTCGAAGTAGGCCAGTGCCTCGTCGGGAGAACCGGCCTGCCAGGAACCGACGACCTGCTCGCCGTCGGCCGTACGCACGTACACGGTCCCCGTCTCGTCGACGCGGCCCCACGGGTCGCTGCTCACAGCGCCTCCTCCACATGATGCCTGCGTGGGGCTGCTTTACCCCCGGGCATCGTCCACAGTTTCGTCACGGCCAACATAGGCGACCGGC from Streptomyces sp. NBC_00258 includes:
- a CDS encoding RelA/SpoT family protein, which translates into the protein MPDEAQPLTAAKTEKSAAPAGTPAPTASTPAKNGSAEPAAGAKAAEQPRPEPAAPERQAAPASAARPTAGQPARSGGGSSNRVRARLARLGVQRSNPYNPVLEPLLRIVRSNDPKIETSTLRQVERAYQVAERWHRGQKRKSGDPYITHPLAVTTILAELGMDPATLMAGLLHDTVEDTEYGLDTLKRDFGDQVALLVDGVTKLDKVKFGEAAQAETVRKMVVAMAKDPRVLVIKLADRLHNMRTMRYLKREKQEKKARETLEIYAPLAHRLGMNTIKWELEDLAFAILYPKMYDEIVRLVAERAPKRDEYLAIVTDEVQSDLRAARIKATVTGRPKHYYSVYQKMIVRGRDFAEIYDLVGIRVLVDTVRDCYAALGTVHARWNPVPGRFKDYIAMPKFNMYQSLHTTVIGPNGKPVELQIRTFDMHRRAEYGIAAHWKYKQEPSAGASKVRTDAPRGLGKDKDAVNDMAWLRQLLDWQKETEDPSEFLESLRFDLSRNEVFVFTPKGDVIALPAGATPVDFAYAVHTEVGHRTIGARVNGRLVPLESTLDNGDLVEVFTSKAAGAGPSRDWLGFVKSPRARNKIRAWFSKERRDEAIEQGKDAIARAMRKQNLPIQRILTGDSLVTLAHEMRYPDISSLYAAIGEGHVAAQGVVQKLVQALGGEEAATEEIDESVPPARGRGRKRRSNADPGVVVKGVDDVWVKLARCCTPVPGDPIMGFVTRGSGVSVHRNDCVNVDSLSREPERILEVEWAPTQSSVFLVAIQVEALDRSRLLSDVTRILSDQHVNILSAAVQTSRDRVATSRFTFEMGDPKHLGHVLKAVRGVEGVYDVYRVTSARRP
- a CDS encoding DUF349 domain-containing protein, producing MSSDPWGRVDETGTVYVRTADGEQVVGSWQAGSPDEALAYFERKYEGLVVEIGLLERRVKTTDLSAKDAQIAIDHIREQVDAHHAVGDLDALKVRLDKLVETVEARREERKAQRAKQSDEARHSKEALVAEAEELAQSDQWRAAGERLRALVDTWKGLPRLDRKSDDELWHRFSHARSAFSKRRKAHFASLDAQREEARKTKEKLVAEAESLSGSTDWGPTAARYRELMADWKAAGRAQREHEDDLWNRFRGAQDVFFAARSSVFAERDAEQTENLKLKEELAEEAEKLLPVQDLKAARAAFRSINERWEAIGHVPRDARPKVEGRMHTVERALQESEETEWRRTNPEARARAEGLTGQLQAAVDKLQGQIESARSSGNNARADKLQKELDGRQALLEQALKGLQEFGG